One genomic window of Punica granatum isolate Tunisia-2019 chromosome 1, ASM765513v2, whole genome shotgun sequence includes the following:
- the LOC116187642 gene encoding phospholipid--sterol O-acyltransferase: MAGATRRAGAIAFFVVLMLLVAAAAAACSGFSSSAAAEEEEGEEEIRSKQKRRMSGIIIPGFACTQLRAWSILDCPYSPLDFNPLDPVWLDTTKLLSAVNCWLKCMLLDPYNQTDHPECKSRPDSGLSAITELDPGYITGPLSSVWKEWVKWCIEFGVEADAIIAAPYDWRLSPSMLEERDLYFHKLKITFETAVKLRGGPSLVFAHSLGNNVFLYFLEWLKLEIAPKHYNQWLDKHIHAYFAVGAPLLGAIETVKGTLSGHTFGLPLSEGTARLLVNSFASFLWMMPFSKYCRADTEYSKHFSGKNRKGHHVYHCEEQEFRSNYSGWPTNIVNIEIPSVRGFDAYPSVTDAAEFNLSSMECGLPTQLSFSAREIADGTFFKAIEDYDPDSKRLLYQLEKSYHRDPVFNPLTPWDRPPIKNVFCIYGIDSKTEVGYYFAPSGKPYPDNWIITDVIYEIEGSLFSRSGNLVEGNPGTTSGDGTVPYHSLSWCKNWLGDKVNIIRAPQSEHDGSDVQVQLNVDHHHGEDIVPNMTRSPRTKYITYYEHAESISGKRTAVWELDKANHRNIVKSPVLMREVWLQMWHDIHPKAKSHFVTKAKRGPLRDDDCYWDYGKARCAWPEYCEYRYAFGDVHLGQSCRLKSSSSDLLFHYV; the protein is encoded by the exons ATGGCCGGAGCTACGAGGAGAGCAGGCGCGATTGCTTTCTTCGTCGTATTGATGCTGCTggtggcggcggcggcggcggcgtgCAGCGGATTTTCTTCTTCGGcggcggcggaggaggaggagggggaggaggagatAAGGTCGAAGCAGAAGAGGAGGATGTCGGGGATAATCATACCGGGGTTCGCCTGCACTCAGCTCAGAGCTTGGTCTATCCTCGACTGCCCCTACTCCCCCCTCGACTTCAACCCTCTCGATCCTGTCTGGCTTGACACCACCAAG CTTCTTTCCGCCGTCAACTGTTGGCTCAAGTGCATGCTGCTAGACCCCTATAACCAGACCGATCATCCCGAGTGCAAATCTCGGCCGGATAGCGGTCTCTCTGCGATAACTGAACTCGATCCCGGTTACATTACAG GTCCACTTTCTTCAGTATGGAAAGAATGGGTAAAGTGGTGCATTGAATTCGGTGTCGAGGCTGATGCTATCATTGCGGCTCCATATGATTGGAGATTATCACCGTCAATGCTCGAAGAGAGAGATCTGTACTTTCACAAGTTAAA GATAACATTTGAAACTGCTGTCAAGCTTCGTGGAGGCCCCTCTTTGGTGTTTGCGCATTCATTAGGGAATAATGTCTTTCTCTACTTCTTGGAGTGGTTAAAGCTAGAAATTGCTCCGAAGCACTACAATCAGTGGCTGGACAAACATATCCATGCCTATTTTGCTGTTG GGGCTCCACTTCTTGGTGCAATTGAGACAGTCAAGGGAACACTTTCTGGGCACACATTTGGTCTTCCGCTTTCTGAG GGGACTGCTAGATTGTTGGTCAATTCGTTCGCTTCTTTTCTTTGGATGATGCCGTTTTCGAAGTACTGCAGAGCTGACACTGAATATTCAAAGCACTTCTCTGGAAAGAACAGAAAGGGTCATCATGTCTACCACTGTGAAGAACAGGAATTTCGATCAAACTACTCTGGATGGCCTACAAATATAGTCAATATTGAAATACCTTCAGTCCGCG GATTTGATGCCTATCCATCAGTTACTGATGCTGCTGAGTTCAATCTGTCTAGCATGGAATGTGGGCTCCCTACTCAGCTGTCCTTCTCTGCTCGGGAAATAGCAGATGGGACCTTCTTCAAAGCAATTGAGGATTATGATCCAGATAGCAAGAGACTTTTGTATCAGTTGGAGAA GTCATATCATCGTGATCCTGTTTTCAATCCACTCACTCCATGGGACAGGCCACCTATAAAGAATGTTTTCTGCATCTATGGAATAGATTCAAAGACAGAG GTCGGGTACTATTTTGCTCCAAGCGGCAAGCCTTACCCTGATAACTGGATCATTACCGATGTCATTTATGAAATTGAAGGATCTCTCTTCTCGAG GTCGGGCAACCTGGTCGAAGGGAATCCAGGAACTACTAGTGGTGATGGGACG GTTCCATATCATTCTCTTTCTTGGTGCAAGAATTGGCTTGGAGACAAGGTGAACATAATAAGAGCTCCCCAG TCTGAGCATGATGGATCTGACGTCCAAGTGCAATTGAATGTGGACCATCATCATGGTGAAGATATTGTTCCAAACATGACAAGATCTCCCAGGACCAAATACATAACCTATTATGAACATGCTGAAAGTATCTCCGGGAAGAGGACAGCAGTTTGGGAGCTTGATAAAG CAAATCACAGGAATATTGTTAAGTCCCCAGTTCTAATGAGGGAAGTCTGGCTTCAGATGTGGCACGATATACATCCAAAAGCGAAATCACACTTTGTTACAAAAG CTAAGCGTGGGCCACTGAGGGATGACGACTGCTACTGGGATTATGGCAAAGCTCGCTGTGCCTGGCCCGAATATTGTGAATACAg GTATGCTTTTGGGGATGTTCATCTGGGGCAGAGTTGTAGACTAAAGAGTTCGTCCTCAGATCTGCTTTTCCATTACGTATAG